A DNA window from Camelina sativa cultivar DH55 chromosome 17, Cs, whole genome shotgun sequence contains the following coding sequences:
- the LOC104756043 gene encoding protein SIP5-like, with amino-acid sequence MGNKLGRKRQTVDERFTKPQQGLYMSKDVDIKKLKKLILESKLAPCYPGHEESSSHLDLEECPICFLYYPSLNRSRCCMKSICTECFLRMKSPNSAQPTQCPFCKTSNYAVEYRGGKTKEEKNIEQIEEQRVIEAKIRMRQKEVEEDEERMQKRLESFSSSSSTSAAAGDTEYGSAAEDDGEIVSSEDSCLPSHPQVTRDGQSDFDLEDIMVMEAIWLSLQESGIQRNTSPGEISEKDHNVEPSTPSSSSPSGGLACAIAVLAERQQMVGESSSYQNDNVSSDNMVLGNCNNSHYNTIEEDSNHYLQGAGTSYARSDNDSGSEVSREVTWQYSS; translated from the exons ATGGGTAATAAGCTGGGAAGGAAGAGACAGACTGTGGACGAAAGGTTCACTAAGCCACAACAAGGTTTATACATGAGCAAAGATGTTGACATTAAAAAGCTTAAGAAGCTCATCTTAGAGTCTAAGCTTGCTCCTTGTTATCCTGGTCATGAAGAGAGTTCCTCGCATCTTGATCTTGAAGAGTGTCCTATTTGCTTTCTG TACTATCCGAGCCTCAATAGGTCAAGATGTTGTATGAAAAGCATTTGTACAG AGTGCTTTCTGCGGATGAAGAGTCCTAATTCAGCCCAACCTACTCA ATGCCCGTTTTGCAAAACGTCCAATTATGCTGTCGAGTATCGTGGAGGGAAGACTAAAGAGGAGAAGAACATTGAACAAATT GAAGAGCAACGAGTTATAGAAGCTAAAATAAGGATGAGGCAgaaagaggttgaagaagatgaagaaagaatgCAGAAACGTCTGGAATCGTTTTCTTCTAGTTCTAGCACTAGTGCAGCAGCTGGTGATACAGAATATGGTTCTGCTGCAG AGGATGATGGGGAAATTGTTTCATCTGAAGACTCATGTCTTCCATCGCATCCTCAGGTTACAAg GGATGGCCAATCTGACTTTGATCTTGAGGATATAATGGTCATGGAAGCAATATGGCTCTCATTGCAG GAATCTGGAATTCAGAGAAATACATCACCTGGTGAAATTTCAGAGAAAGATCATAATGTGGAACCATCgactccatcatcatcatctccatcggGTGGGTTAGCTTGTGCAATCGCTGTTCTTGCTGAACGCCAGCAAATGGTTGGTGAATCTTCCTCCTATCAAAACGATAACGTTTCATCAGACAACATGGTTCTAGGCAATTGTAACAACAGCCATTACAATACCATAGAAGAAGATAGTAACCATTACCTTCAAGGAGCAGGAACCAGCTATGCAAGATCTGATAATGATAGTGGGAGTGAGGTTTCTAGGGAAGTAACATGGCAATATAGTTCCTAA
- the LOC104756044 gene encoding VQ motif-containing protein 1-like, with protein MAGVRSEPMKVVFINTQYVQTDARSFKTVVQELTGKNAVVADGSFEFTGQGYGGKDSSQRFCNAGKETEGGAETTEFDCFFRETPPVGELYNLWSDN; from the coding sequence atggcTGGAGTGAGATCAGAGCCGATGAAGGTTGTCTTCATAAACACACAGTACGTTCAGACAGATGCTCGGAGCTTCAAGACGGTTGTTCAAGAACTCACCGGTAAAAACGCAGTCGTCGCCGATGGTTCTTTTGAATTCACTGGGCAAGGCTACGGTGGTAAAGATTCATCACAGAGGTTCTGCAACGCaggaaaagaaacagaaggagGTGCAGAGACGACAGAGTTCGATTGCTTTTTCAGAGAGACCCCTCCCGTCGGCGAATTGTATAATCTTTGGTCAGACAATTGA